From one Rosa rugosa chromosome 4, drRosRugo1.1, whole genome shotgun sequence genomic stretch:
- the LOC133745167 gene encoding probable phospholipid hydroperoxide glutathione peroxidase: protein MATQPTETPKTIYDITVKDAKGNDVDLSVYKGKVLLIVNVASKCGLTNSNYTELNQLYQQYKDQGLEILAFPCNQFGEEEPGSNKEIEDFVCTRFKSEFPIFDKIDVNGDNAAPLYKFLKSGKRGVFGDDIQWNFSKFLVDKDGIVAHRYYPTTAALSLECDIKKLLGVS from the exons ATGGCAACCCAACCTACTGAGACCCCCAAAACAATTTATGACATCACTGTCAAG GATGCTAAGGGGAATGATGTGGATCTTAGTGTGTACAAGGGGAAAGTTCTACTGATTGTCAATGTTGCTTCCAAATG TGGACTGACCAACTCGAATTACACGGAGCTGAATCAACTATATCAACAGTATAAAGACCAAG GCTTGGAGATACTGGCGTTTCCTTGCAATCAGTTTGGTGAAGAGGAACCAGGAAGTAATAAAGAGATTGAAGACTTTGTCTGCACTCGTTTCAAATCAGAATTTCCAATATTTGACAAG ATTGATGTAAATGGTGATAATGCTGCTCCATTGTACAAGTTCTTGAAGTCAGGCAAACGGGGAGTCTTTGGAGATGACATTCAATGGAACTTTTCGAAGTTTCTAGTTGACAAGGATGGGATAGTTGCTCACCGCTATTACCCTACAACTGCCGCCCTTAGCCTTGAG TGTGACATAAAGAAGCTGTTGGGAGTCTCATGA